A genomic segment from Plasmodium sp. gorilla clade G2 genome assembly, chromosome: 3 encodes:
- a CDS encoding 40S ribosomal protein S3A, putative, with translation MAVGKNKRTSKGKKGGKKKVTDVFTKKEWYDLKAPKMFLVRNFGKTLVTKTIGKKLATDSLKGRIYEVNLADLNNDEDQAHKKIKLSCDHIINRDCYTDFCGLSITRDKLCSLIRKGYTLIEGHTDVKTLDNYHLRMFCIAFTKKRQNQTKSTCYAQTSQIKKIRKKMVDIMTAEASKVLLKDLVKKFIPESIGKEIEKQCKKIYPLQNVLIRKVKILKRPKLDISKLMELHTDPKEEAGKNVNALPESKEATNILTAELKH, from the exons atggcagtaggaaaaaataaaagaacatCCAAGGGAAAAAAAggtggaaaaaaaaaagttacagatgtttttacaaaaaaagaatggTATGATTTAAAGGCCCCAAAAATGTTTTTGGTCAGAAATTTTGGTAAAACCTTAGTCACAAAAACGATAGGAAAGA AATTGGCTACTGATAGTTTGAAGGGAAGAATTTATGAAGTAAATTTGGCTGACCTTAACAACGATGAAGATCAAGCCCATAAGAAAATCAAATTAAGTTGtgatcatattattaatagagATTGTTATACTGACTTTTGTGGGTTAAGTATAACCAGAGATAAATTATGCTCTTTAATAAGAAAAGGATATACATTAATAGAAGGACATACAGATGTAAAAACTTTAgataattatcatttaagAATGTTTTGTATTGCTTTTACCAAAAAAAGGCAAAATCAAACCAAAAGTACTTGCTATGCTCAAACTAgccaaataaaaaaaatcagAAAGAAAATGGTTGATATTATGACTGCTGAAGCTAGTAAagttttattaaaagatttaGTAAAGAAATTTATTCCTGAATCTATTGGAAAAGAAATTGAAAAACAATGCAAAAAAATTTATCCATTACAAAATGTTCTTATTAGAAAAGTCAAAATTCTTAAAAGACCTAAATTAGATATTTCTAAATTAATGGAATTACATACTGACCCAAAAGAAGAAGCAGGAAAAAATGTAAACGCCCTACCAGAATCTAAGGAAGCTACTAACATCTTAACAGCTGAATTGAAACATTAA
- a CDS encoding translation machinery-associated protein 7, putative produces the protein MPLNTQGGKKKPLKAAKKGPVELTEEDIAFKKEMAEKKKAEEEAKQKLLKAKKK, from the exons ATGCCTTTGAACACACag ggaggaaaaaaaaaacctttAAAAGCTGCAAAGAAAGGACCAGTAGAATTAACAGAGGAAGATATtgcttttaaaaaagaaatggcagaaaaaaaaaa AGCTGAAGAAGAAGCTAAGCAAAAATTGTTGAAAGCTAAGAAAAAGTAA
- a CDS encoding Rh5 interacting protein: MFGIFFTLLIIVLIKKTSTIDLIDGIFYEKNEINKLTFSLDHRVRDNLKTDSILNNNGENDYAYLNKYVYTILNRNSTEKIKTFFSYNKDIKSCDYFISKQYNSNDKKNEICYKKTFCGIVLPNSEDIKTNKIANDKIYCAHFNSTHIIIYYISQPLLLEPDVVYEETFFEKGKHDQINCQGMYISLRSVYVHTDNIMLQEETLTYIKNLCDGKNNCKFNFDSIKYENKSLTNYFFFINIQYQCKSPLNLQNNEICDANNEDINKATCKYGFNRLELLTNDCEENYRCTQNICSVNQFCDGENETCTCKTSLLPSAKNNCEYNDLCTVLNCPEHSTCEQIRNGKKAECKCEKGKYYYNNKCYTKNDLELAIKIEPHKKEKFYKNNLYQGKALKPEHIFMQCENGFSIEVINAYVSCYRVSFNLNKMKYVTQSLKKMCDGKNKCAYGNTIDTVDDLNHDNICINFNTVFKYDYICEFTNQNINSDNNSQLHSNIPSLYNLNIQSSYNSNILPDMNRSKFRLISKNNRSNQISHNNLSMIEIQNEISLHNPHHFSTDPYRNNNNNNINNMNIKKVEIFRSRFSSKLQCQGGQIIIDKAILKGGEGCNDLSLTNSLKSYCNDLSECDIGLIYHFDTYCINDQYLFVSYSCSNLCSKCPNNSTCYGNRFNYDCFCDNPYISKYGNKVCERPNDCESVLCSQNQVCQILPNDKLICQCEEGYKNVKGKCVPDNKCDLLCPSNKVCAIEDGKQTCKCAESFVLENGVCICGNDYKMEDGINCIAKNKCKRKEYENICTNPNEMCVYNEETDIFKCECKEHYYRSPRGECILNDYCKDINCKENEECSIVNFKPECVCKENLKKNDKGECIYQNSCLINEGNCPKDSKCIYRENKPHECVCNKQGHVAVNGKCVLEDKCIHNKKCSENSICVNVMNKEPICVCTYNYYKKDGVCLVQNPCLKDNGGCSRNSECTFKYSKINCTCKENYKNKDDSCVPNTNDNDESFTFQYNDDASIILGSCGIIEFSYIFNQIIWKINNSKESYVFYYDYPNTGNIEVQIKNQKFDTIIYLKKKIGNSIIYDDFQVDHQTCMYENVFYYSNQN; encoded by the coding sequence atgttcggAATTTTTTTTACCCTTCTTATAATAGTATTAATCAAGAAAACATCGACAATTGATTTAATAGACGgaattttttatgaaaaaaatgaaataaataaattaacatTTTCTCTTGATCATAGAGTCAgagataatttaaaaacagATTcgattttaaataataatggtgAAAATGATTATGCTTATTTGAATAAATACGTTTATACTATATTAAATCGCAATTCaacagaaaaaattaaaacattcttttcttataataaaGACATAAAATCATGtgattattttatatcaaaacaatataattcaaatgataaaaagaatgaaatatgttataaaaaaacattCTGCGGAATAGTACTACCAAATAGtgaagatataaaaacaaataaaatagcaaatgataaaatttaTTGTGCACATTTCAATTCTACAcatataatcatttattaCATATCACAACCACTTTTATTAGAACCTGATGTTGTTTATGAAGAAACATTTTTTGAAAAAGGAAAACACGATCAAATTAATTGTCAAGGTATGTATATATCTCTAAGATCTGTTTATGTACATACagataatattatgttaCAAGAAGAAACtcttacatatattaaaaatttatgtgATGGAAAAAACAATTGTAAATTCAATTTTGAttcaataaaatatgaaaataaatcacttactaattattttttttttattaatatacaaTATCAATGTAAAAGTCCTCTAAACCTACAGAACAATGAAATATGTGATgcaaataatgaagatataaataaagcaACATGCAAATATGGTTTTAACAGATTAGAATTATTAACAAATGATTGTGAAGAAAATTATAGATGTACACAAAATATTTGTTCAGTAAATCAATTTTGTGACGGAGAAAATGAAACATGTACATGTAAAACATCATTATTACCATCAGCTAAAAATAATTGTGAATACAATGATTTATGCACTGTTTTAAATTGTCCTGAACATTCCACATGTGAACAAATAAGAAATGGGAAAAAAGCTGAATGTAAATGTGAAAAAggtaaatattattacaataataaatgttataCAAAAAATGATTTAGAACTAGCCATAAAAATCGAACcacataaaaaagaaaaattttataaaaataatttatatcaaGGGAAAGCATTAAAACCagaacatatttttatgcaATGTGAAAATGGATTCTCCATTGAAGTAATTAATGCATATGTATCTTGTTATAGAGTTTCTTTCAatttaaacaaaatgaaatatgTTACAcaatcattaaaaaaaatgtgtgATGGAAAAAACAAATGTGCTTATGGAAATACAATAGATACAGTAGATGATTTAAATcatgataatatatgtattaattttaatacagtatttaaatatgattatatatgtgaattcactaatcaaaatattaattcaGATAATAATTCACAACTTCATTCTAATATACCAtccttatataatttaaatatacaatcatcatataattcaaatattCTACCAGATATGAATAGATCTAAATTTCGTttaatatcaaaaaataatcGTTCCAATCAAATTTCTCATAACAATCTATCCATGATAGAAatacaaaatgaaatatCCTTACATAATCCACATCACTTTAGTACAGATccatatagaaataataataataataatataaacaatatgaatattaaaaaagtagAAATTTTCAGAAGTCGTTTTTCAAGTAAATTACAATGTCAAGGTGGACAAATAATTATAGATAAAGCAATTTTAAAAGGTGGAGAAGGATGTAATGATTTATCATTGACTAATTCTTTAAAATCATATTGTAATGATTTATCAGAATGTGATATTggtttaatatatcattttgatACTTATTGTATAAATGATCAATATCTTTTTGTATCTTATAGTTGCTCCAATTTATGTAGTAAATGTCCAAATAATTCTACATGTTATGGAAATAGATTTAATTATGATTGTTTTTGTGATAATCcttatatttcaaaatatggaaataaaGTTTGTGAACGTCCAAATGATTGTGAATCTGTTTTGTGTTCACAAAATCAAGTCTGTCAAATTTTACCAaatgataaattaatatGTCAATGTGAAGAaggatataaaaatgttaaagGTAAATGTGTTCCAGACAATAAATGTGATCTTTTATGTCCATCAAATAAAGTCTGTGCTATTGAAGATGGAAAACAAACATGTAAATGTGCAGAAAGCTTTGTTCTAGAAAATGGTGTATGTATATGTGGTAATGATTATAAAATGGAAGATGGTATTAATTGTATAGccaaaaataaatgtaaaagaaaagaatatgaaaaCATTTGTACAAATCCAAATGAAATGTGTGTTTATAATGAAGAAACTGATATTTTCAAATGTGAATGTAAAGAACATTATTATAGATCACCAAGAGGTGAatgtatattaaatgattatTGTAAAGATATTAATtgtaaagaaaatgaagaatgcTCTATTGTTAACTTTAAACCAGAATGTGTATGTAAAGAaaatcttaaaaaaaatgataaaggaGAATGTATTTATCAAAATTCCTGTTTAATTAATGAAGGAAACTGTCCAAAAGATTCAAAATGTATTTATAGAGAAAATAAACCACATGAATGTGTATGTAATAAACAAGGACATGTAGCTGTAAATGGTAAATGTGTTCTAGAAGATAaatgtatacataataaaaaatgttcagAAAATTCTATATGTGTAAATGTAATGAATAAAGAACCAATATGtgtatgtacatataattattataaaaaagatggTGTATGTTTAGTACAAAATCCCTGTCTAAAAGATAATGGAGGATGCTCTAGAAATTCAGAATGTACATTTAAATATAGTAAAATTAATTGTACAtgtaaagaaaattataaaaataaagatgattCTTGTGTACCTAACACAAATGATAACGATGAAAGTTTTACATTCcaatataatgatgatgcATCTATTATTCTTGGATCATGTGGTATTATAGAattctcatatatatttaaccaAATTATTTGGAAAATCAATAACTCAAAAGAATCTTAcgtattttattatgattatccAAATACAGGTAATATAGAAGTTCAAattaaaaatcaaaaatttgacactataatatatttaaaaaaaaaaataggaaaTAGTATTATCTATGATGATTTCCAAGTGGATCATCAGACATGTATGTATgaaaatgtattttattatagtAACCAGAATTAG
- a CDS encoding survival motor neuron-like protein: MDEFNETLEGLEEKIEEYEKQLALVRDEIKKYEKPDEENEQIKNLKKLEGDMIEVINLTRDLIKYKKQNELENDENKELERSGEVAPDIHEHIKESNKFIGRTCSLNYENKMVYGLIENVVIQNNIEQLLIHIFETNDRIMIPPNYVQLNEVLNESALKENNQFQALYKKDGQWYDCIISKYKGDSFLITYIGYNNSEYVNTDQVRIKKKKKIKEIITPGGYKLPENLIIKEGDSLKVKMAKKKKRIALKKKQKDEIMDKEFSNKSKQWRSFHEKAISKSKHLLVSTKRVENIENKNNQTNFNIRRKFDYNDNEE; the protein is encoded by the exons atggacGAATTTAATGAAACATTAGAAGGTTTAGAG gagAAAATTGAAGAATATGAGAAGCAGTTGGCACTAGTAAgagatgaaataaaaaagtatgAAAAGCCAGATGAGGAAAATGAGCAGATAAAgaatttgaaaaaattagAGGGTGATATGATTGAAGTTATAAATTTAACACGtgatttaattaaatataaaaagcaAA ATGAATTAGAAAATGacgaaaataaagaattagaAAGAAGTGGAGAAGTAGCACCAGATATTCATGAACATATAAAAGaatcaaataaatttatCGGAAGGACTTGTAGTcttaattatgaaaataaaatggtTTATGGATTAATAGAAAATGTagtaatacaaaataatatagagcaattgttaatacatatatttgaaaCTAATGATAGAATTATGATACCTCCAAATTATGTTCAATTAAATGAAGTTTTAAATGAGTCAGCATTAAAAGAGAATAATCAATTCCAAgctttatataaaaaggatGG gCAGTGGTATGATTGTATAATTTCCAAATATAAAGGggattcttttttaattacatacattggatataataatagtgaaTATGTTAATACAGATCAAGTacgaataaagaaaaaaaaaaagatcaaAGAAATTATCACACCAGGAGGTTATAAATTACCAgagaatttaataattaaagaAGGTGATTCCTTAAAAGTAAAAATggcaaaaaagaaaaaaagaattgctttgaaaaaaaaacaaaaagatgAAATTATGGATAAAGAATTTTCTAATAAATCAAAACAATGGAGATCTTTTCATGAAAAGGCTATAAGTAAAAGTAAACATCTTTTAGTATCAACTAAAAGGGttgaaaatattgaaaataagaataatcagactaattttaatattaggAGAAAATTTGATTACAATGATAACGAGGAATGa